A genomic segment from Nitrospirota bacterium encodes:
- a CDS encoding type II toxin-antitoxin system RelE/ParE family toxin translates to MIEIRKTDVFARWLDRLRDIRARARVQARIERLAAGNAGDVRPVGEGVSELRIDYGPGYRVYFTQRGREVVILLAGGDKSTQTRDIESALRLARNL, encoded by the coding sequence GTGATCGAAATTCGCAAGACCGATGTGTTCGCCCGGTGGCTCGACCGCCTGCGAGACATTCGGGCAAGGGCGCGCGTTCAAGCCCGGATCGAGCGCCTGGCGGCTGGCAATGCGGGAGATGTCAGGCCGGTCGGCGAAGGTGTCTCAGAATTGCGGATCGATTACGGGCCGGGATACCGGGTGTATTTTACACAGCGCGGACGTGAGGTGGTGATTCTCCTGGCAGGTGGTGACAAGAGCACTCAAACCAGGGATATCGAATCCGCGTTACGTCTTGCCCGCAATCTGTAG